The following nucleotide sequence is from Streptomyces bathyalis.
GCCGCCCCTCTTCCTCGTACGGCCGGGACGCCCGTGCCCACGACGACAGGCGCCCGTACGGCCGCCGTGACGATCACCGCGGTGGCGGCCGCCAGTTCGACCGCCGCACCGACAAGCCGCGCTGGAAGCGCAACGGATGACGGCCTTCTGACACCTCCCCAGCACGAAGGCCAATGCCTTCGAAGCCCGGCGGCCTGCCGGGCTATGCTGCGGGGGCGGGCCGTTAGCTCAATTGGCAGAGCAGTGGACTTTTAATCCATTGGTTGAGGGTTCGAGTCCCTCACGGCCTACCGTCTGAAGCCCTTTGTGCGGCTCTGACCTGCGAGAAGCGCCCGGACCGAGTGATCGGTCCGGGCGCTTCGTCGTTTCGGGAGGCTCTGCGTGAGCGATGCGTCCGGTCGCCCTCGTGCGCAACCCCCGGCATCCTGGCCGACGAGGTCTCAGTTGACGCGTTGGATGTCCAGCCAAGCGCGGATCTCGTCCATGAGGGCCGCCGGTTCGTCGTAATGGATGAGATGCCCGGCGTCCGGGACCAGGGCAAGGGTTGATTCCGTGATGAGGGCGTGCAGGCGGTGCGCGATCTCGGGAGGAATCCAGGAGTCTTGGGTTCCCCAGACGACGCGCACCGGAATGGTGAGGTTGTCGAGGCGCTTCTCGTTCTCGTGAAGGAACTGCTCGTCGTATTCGGCGATCTGCCGGTAGAAGGCCGGCTGCCCGACCTCACCCGTCCACGGTTCTGCGAGCTCATCGAGAGTGTCATCGCGTAGACCTTGATGGCTGGCGTTGCTGATGTAGCTGCGGACGATCGCTTCGTGGATGTATGCGGGCAGTTGACCCAGGAGTTCGGGATTGTCGTGCACGAATTGGAAGAAGGGGGAGCCGCTCGGGGGGATGGCGACGACGTCCACCAGCATGAGCGAGGAGTAGTTGAGACGCCCGAAGAGATGAGCGCGCAGTGACACCGCACCTCCGAAATCATGCGCGATCACATGTGGACGGTCCAACTGCCAGTGCGCCATCAGTGCGGCAAACGCCTCAGCTTGAGTCCCGAAGTCGACCGGATGCCCCTCGTGCTTGGACGACTGTCCGTAACCGGGCATGTCCCAGAGATACACCGTGAAGTCACGGCTCAACGCATCCGCGAAGGGCTTCCAGAGCGCCGACGAGAAGGGGGTTCCATGGCAGAACACAACCGCCGGTCCGGAGCCCGCCCGTCCCCACGCAATCCGACGTCCTTCCCA
It contains:
- a CDS encoding alpha/beta fold hydrolase; its protein translation is MDLSERFEWEGRRIAWGRAGSGPAVVFCHGTPFSSALWKPFADALSRDFTVYLWDMPGYGQSSKHEGHPVDFGTQAEAFAALMAHWQLDRPHVIAHDFGGAVSLRAHLFGRLNYSSLMLVDVVAIPPSGSPFFQFVHDNPELLGQLPAYIHEAIVRSYISNASHQGLRDDTLDELAEPWTGEVGQPAFYRQIAEYDEQFLHENEKRLDNLTIPVRVVWGTQDSWIPPEIAHRLHALITESTLALVPDAGHLIHYDEPAALMDEIRAWLDIQRVN